From a single Solanum dulcamara chromosome 4, daSolDulc1.2, whole genome shotgun sequence genomic region:
- the LOC129885221 gene encoding peroxidase 57-like codes for MAAKVGIFAAILLVCAVLLPLLASSFLDHRPEFLEHDSSKTDVTIHGDINNVVHDNNNDFAIPSSNHETRNERSLKEKKKSKKNKNKNKKNKNRKESHEHDFETFKFDHPIIGGGHHGVGEEGEFSYDFPEFNVSTTIEKHVQPEINGGLQEGFYQKTCPQAEQIIKNGLIRALQNDSTIAAAIPRLLLHDCFVNGCDGSILLDTTPSGGKVEKLAPTNGITVKGFELIDEIKAELEENCPGIVSCSDVLAYLSRDAFVASGLPHYEVPGGRRDGMESLEENIGGNLPLPDDTVDKMIDLFKKKGLNAEDLVVLIGAHSIGVAHCFNFLYRLDTPEKAQMVDPRLGGVMRFTCSSEMSTIAFDATTQYKMDNVFYKQLLMKKGLIESDQILTQDIRTRGLVQKFSDSEVGWFSKFGVAMNKLGAVEVLTGNQGQIRKQCRVVNL; via the exons atggcAGCTAAGGTTGGGATTTTTGCAGCTATTTTACTAGTTTGCGCGGTCCTATTACCTTTGCTAGCCTCATCATTTCTGGATCATCGTCCTGAATTTCTAGAACATGATTCTAGTAAGACAGACGTAACGATCCATGGTGATATTAATAATGTTGTTCATGACAATAACAATGACTTCGCGATTCCTAGCTCAAATCATGAGACAAGGAATGAACGGTccttaaaggaaaagaaaaagtcgaagaagaataagaataagaacaagaagaacaaaaatagaaaagagtCTCACGAACATGATTTTGAGACTTTCAAGTTTGACCACCCCATAATAGGAGGTGGCCACCATGGAGTAGGGGAAGAAGGCGAATTTTCGTATGATTTTCCTGAATTTAACGTATCTACGACTATAGAAAAACACGTACAACCAGAGATTAATGGCGGATTACAAGAGGGATTTTATCAAAAAACATGTCCTCAAGCAGAGCAAATTATCAAAAATGGCCTAATTAGGGCACTTCAAAATGACTCTACTATTGCTGCTGCCATCCCTAGACTTCTCTTACATGATTGTTTTGTCAAT GGTTGCGATGGGTCAATATTGCTGGATACAACACCAAGTGGTGGGAAGGTAGAGAAGTTAGCTCCGACAAATGGCATTACAGTCAAGGGGTTCGAACTCATCGATGAGATCAAAGCAGAACTCGAGGAAAATTGTCCGGGCATTGTCTCGTGCTCCGATGTTTTAGCCTATTTATCGCGTGACGCCTTTGTTGCATCAGGCCTCCCGCATTACGAGGTGCCAGGTGGACGACGTGACGGTATGGAATCGCTCGAAGAAAACATAGGTGGCAACCTCCCATTGCCTGATGACACAGTAGATAAAATGATTGATCTTTTCAAGAAAAAAGGCCTAAATGCTGAAGATTTAGTTGTcctaattggtgcacattcaaTTGGAGTGGCACATTGTTTCAACTTTCTTTATAGATTGGACACACCTGAAAAAGCCCAAATGGTTGATCCAAGACTTGGTGGTGTTATGAGATTTACATGTAGTAGTGAAATGAGTACAATAGCCTTTGATGCCACAACACAATACAAAATGGACAATGTATTCTACAAGCAATTGTTGATGAAAAAAGGACTTATTGAGTCTGATCAAATTTTGACACAAGATATAAGAACAAGGGGACTTGTCCAAAAATTTAGTGATAGTGAAGTGGGCTGGTTTAGTAAATTCGGCGTGGCCATGAACAAACTCGGGGCAGTGGAAGTGCTCACCGGAAACCAAGGCCAAATCAGGAAACAATGTCGAGTTGTTAACTTATAA
- the LOC129887928 gene encoding uncharacterized protein LOC129887928 isoform X1, whose translation MIVKWWATAFQLTELFVSSLVHLSYGFYLFSTAVAGDVSQSLSNWIFKTNFEGNKVIKSSKDLPPIVLVHGIFGFGKGRLGGLSYFAGAEKKGDRVLVPDLGSLTSIYDRARELFYYLKGGQVDYGEEHSKACRHSQYGRVYEQGHYPEWDEDHPIHFVGHSAGAQVVRVLHQMLADKAFKGYENTSENWVLSITSLSGALNGTTRTYFDGMQPEDGKSLMSISLLQLCRIGVIVYEWLNIPWMKDYYNFGFDHFSMTWRKVGIRGLLDFLLGNAGPFASGDWILPDLTIQGSIKLNRHLRTFPQTYYFSYATKHTTKVTGLAVPSGILGIHPLLFIRVLQMSQWRHPQDVSPPYKGYRDEDWWDNDGALNTISMTHPRFPVEHPSRLVIKDSDCQPLRPGIWYYKIIEGDHILFVVNRERAGVQFDLIYDSIFERCRKHVLRKTTTLPNQVPLE comes from the exons ATGATAGTGAAATGGTGGGCAACAGCATTTCAATTGACAGAGCTGTTTGTGAGTTCTTTGGTTCATTTGAGTTATGGGTTTTACTTATTTAGCACAGCCGTTGCTGGTGATGTTTCTCAGTCTCTGAGCAATTGGATTTTCAAGACAAATTTTGAGGGTAACAAAGTGATAAAGAGTTCAAAAGATTTGCCTCCTATAGTTTTGGTTCATGGAATCTTTGGTTTTGGCAAAGGG AGATTGGGAGGACTTTCGTATTTTGCTGGTGCAGAGAAAAAGGGTGACAGGGTTCTTGTTCCAGATTTGGGTTCGCTAACTAGCATATACGACAG GGCTCGTGAATTGTTCTATTATTTGAAAGGAGGGCAGGTTGATTATGGGGAGGAACACAGTAAGGCTTGTAGACATTCCCAATATGGACGAGTTTATGAACAAG GGCACTACCCCGAGTGGGATGAAGATCACcctattcattttgtggggcaTTCAGCTGGAGCACAGGTTGTTCGAGTTCTGCACCAGATGCTGGCTGACAAG GCATTCAAGGGTTATGAGAACACTTCAGAGAACTGGGTCTTAAGCATAACATCATTATCTGGAGCACTCAACGGGACAACCAGAACATACTTCGATGGAATGCA ACCTGAAGATGGGAAGTCGTTAATGTCCATAAGTTTGCTCCAACTTTGCCGCATTGGAGTAATAGTTTATGAGTGGCTCAACATTCCCTGGATGAAGGACTATTACAACTTTGGGTTTGATCACTTCAGTATGACCTGGAGGAAAGTTGGTATCCGGGGTCTTCTTGATTTCCTTTTAGGGAATGCTGGTCCATTTGCTTCAGGGGACTGGATACTTCCTGATCTTACCATCCAGGGGTCAATCAAGTTGAACAGACACTTACGTACATTTCCGCAAACATACTACTTCAGCTATGCTACCAAGCATACCACGAAAGTTACGGGACTTGCAGTTCCTTCTGGCATTCTGGGGATACATCCTCTGCTATTCATTAGAGTCCTGCAAATGAGCCAATGGCGGCATCCTCAAGATGTTTCTCCTCCGTATAAGGGCTATAG GGATGAGGATTGGTGGGACAATGACGGTGCTCTCAACACCATATCTATGACACACCCTCGTTTTCCAGTTGAACACCCGAGTCGCCTTGTTATTAAAGATTCTGATTGCCAGCCGTTGCGACCTGGCATATG GTACTATAAGATTATAGAAGGTGACCACATTCTTTTTGTTGTGAATCGCGAAAGAGCTGGAGTTCAATTTGATTTGATCTACGACAGCATATTTGAGCGCTGCAGGAAGCATGTCTTAAGAAAGACTACAACATTACCAAACCAAGTACCTCTGGAATAG
- the LOC129887928 gene encoding uncharacterized protein LOC129887928 isoform X3, producing MLLHPTCGLNCRLGGLSYFAGAEKKGDRVLVPDLGSLTSIYDRARELFYYLKGGQVDYGEEHSKACRHSQYGRVYEQGHYPEWDEDHPIHFVGHSAGAQVVRVLHQMLADKAFKGYENTSENWVLSITSLSGALNGTTRTYFDGMQPEDGKSLMSISLLQLCRIGVIVYEWLNIPWMKDYYNFGFDHFSMTWRKVGIRGLLDFLLGNAGPFASGDWILPDLTIQGSIKLNRHLRTFPQTYYFSYATKHTTKVTGLAVPSGILGIHPLLFIRVLQMSQWRHPQDVSPPYKGYRDEDWWDNDGALNTISMTHPRFPVEHPSRLVIKDSDCQPLRPGIWYYKIIEGDHILFVVNRERAGVQFDLIYDSIFERCRKHVLRKTTTLPNQVPLE from the exons ATGCTTTTACACCCCACTTGTGGATTAAACTgt AGATTGGGAGGACTTTCGTATTTTGCTGGTGCAGAGAAAAAGGGTGACAGGGTTCTTGTTCCAGATTTGGGTTCGCTAACTAGCATATACGACAG GGCTCGTGAATTGTTCTATTATTTGAAAGGAGGGCAGGTTGATTATGGGGAGGAACACAGTAAGGCTTGTAGACATTCCCAATATGGACGAGTTTATGAACAAG GGCACTACCCCGAGTGGGATGAAGATCACcctattcattttgtggggcaTTCAGCTGGAGCACAGGTTGTTCGAGTTCTGCACCAGATGCTGGCTGACAAG GCATTCAAGGGTTATGAGAACACTTCAGAGAACTGGGTCTTAAGCATAACATCATTATCTGGAGCACTCAACGGGACAACCAGAACATACTTCGATGGAATGCA ACCTGAAGATGGGAAGTCGTTAATGTCCATAAGTTTGCTCCAACTTTGCCGCATTGGAGTAATAGTTTATGAGTGGCTCAACATTCCCTGGATGAAGGACTATTACAACTTTGGGTTTGATCACTTCAGTATGACCTGGAGGAAAGTTGGTATCCGGGGTCTTCTTGATTTCCTTTTAGGGAATGCTGGTCCATTTGCTTCAGGGGACTGGATACTTCCTGATCTTACCATCCAGGGGTCAATCAAGTTGAACAGACACTTACGTACATTTCCGCAAACATACTACTTCAGCTATGCTACCAAGCATACCACGAAAGTTACGGGACTTGCAGTTCCTTCTGGCATTCTGGGGATACATCCTCTGCTATTCATTAGAGTCCTGCAAATGAGCCAATGGCGGCATCCTCAAGATGTTTCTCCTCCGTATAAGGGCTATAG GGATGAGGATTGGTGGGACAATGACGGTGCTCTCAACACCATATCTATGACACACCCTCGTTTTCCAGTTGAACACCCGAGTCGCCTTGTTATTAAAGATTCTGATTGCCAGCCGTTGCGACCTGGCATATG GTACTATAAGATTATAGAAGGTGACCACATTCTTTTTGTTGTGAATCGCGAAAGAGCTGGAGTTCAATTTGATTTGATCTACGACAGCATATTTGAGCGCTGCAGGAAGCATGTCTTAAGAAAGACTACAACATTACCAAACCAAGTACCTCTGGAATAG
- the LOC129887928 gene encoding uncharacterized protein LOC129887928 isoform X4, with amino-acid sequence MCSNSSRKRRLGGLSYFAGAEKKGDRVLVPDLGSLTSIYDRARELFYYLKGGQVDYGEEHSKACRHSQYGRVYEQGHYPEWDEDHPIHFVGHSAGAQVVRVLHQMLADKAFKGYENTSENWVLSITSLSGALNGTTRTYFDGMQPEDGKSLMSISLLQLCRIGVIVYEWLNIPWMKDYYNFGFDHFSMTWRKVGIRGLLDFLLGNAGPFASGDWILPDLTIQGSIKLNRHLRTFPQTYYFSYATKHTTKVTGLAVPSGILGIHPLLFIRVLQMSQWRHPQDVSPPYKGYRDEDWWDNDGALNTISMTHPRFPVEHPSRLVIKDSDCQPLRPGIWYYKIIEGDHILFVVNRERAGVQFDLIYDSIFERCRKHVLRKTTTLPNQVPLE; translated from the exons ATGTGTTCAAATTCCTCgagaaaaagg AGATTGGGAGGACTTTCGTATTTTGCTGGTGCAGAGAAAAAGGGTGACAGGGTTCTTGTTCCAGATTTGGGTTCGCTAACTAGCATATACGACAG GGCTCGTGAATTGTTCTATTATTTGAAAGGAGGGCAGGTTGATTATGGGGAGGAACACAGTAAGGCTTGTAGACATTCCCAATATGGACGAGTTTATGAACAAG GGCACTACCCCGAGTGGGATGAAGATCACcctattcattttgtggggcaTTCAGCTGGAGCACAGGTTGTTCGAGTTCTGCACCAGATGCTGGCTGACAAG GCATTCAAGGGTTATGAGAACACTTCAGAGAACTGGGTCTTAAGCATAACATCATTATCTGGAGCACTCAACGGGACAACCAGAACATACTTCGATGGAATGCA ACCTGAAGATGGGAAGTCGTTAATGTCCATAAGTTTGCTCCAACTTTGCCGCATTGGAGTAATAGTTTATGAGTGGCTCAACATTCCCTGGATGAAGGACTATTACAACTTTGGGTTTGATCACTTCAGTATGACCTGGAGGAAAGTTGGTATCCGGGGTCTTCTTGATTTCCTTTTAGGGAATGCTGGTCCATTTGCTTCAGGGGACTGGATACTTCCTGATCTTACCATCCAGGGGTCAATCAAGTTGAACAGACACTTACGTACATTTCCGCAAACATACTACTTCAGCTATGCTACCAAGCATACCACGAAAGTTACGGGACTTGCAGTTCCTTCTGGCATTCTGGGGATACATCCTCTGCTATTCATTAGAGTCCTGCAAATGAGCCAATGGCGGCATCCTCAAGATGTTTCTCCTCCGTATAAGGGCTATAG GGATGAGGATTGGTGGGACAATGACGGTGCTCTCAACACCATATCTATGACACACCCTCGTTTTCCAGTTGAACACCCGAGTCGCCTTGTTATTAAAGATTCTGATTGCCAGCCGTTGCGACCTGGCATATG GTACTATAAGATTATAGAAGGTGACCACATTCTTTTTGTTGTGAATCGCGAAAGAGCTGGAGTTCAATTTGATTTGATCTACGACAGCATATTTGAGCGCTGCAGGAAGCATGTCTTAAGAAAGACTACAACATTACCAAACCAAGTACCTCTGGAATAG
- the LOC129887928 gene encoding uncharacterized protein LOC129887928 isoform X2, with protein MLLHPTCGLNCVCYCCCCLGFPLICPCTIRLGGLSYFAGAEKKGDRVLVPDLGSLTSIYDRARELFYYLKGGQVDYGEEHSKACRHSQYGRVYEQGHYPEWDEDHPIHFVGHSAGAQVVRVLHQMLADKAFKGYENTSENWVLSITSLSGALNGTTRTYFDGMQPEDGKSLMSISLLQLCRIGVIVYEWLNIPWMKDYYNFGFDHFSMTWRKVGIRGLLDFLLGNAGPFASGDWILPDLTIQGSIKLNRHLRTFPQTYYFSYATKHTTKVTGLAVPSGILGIHPLLFIRVLQMSQWRHPQDVSPPYKGYRDEDWWDNDGALNTISMTHPRFPVEHPSRLVIKDSDCQPLRPGIWYYKIIEGDHILFVVNRERAGVQFDLIYDSIFERCRKHVLRKTTTLPNQVPLE; from the exons ATGCTTTTACACCCCACTTGTGGATTAAACTgtgtatgttattgttgttgttgtttgggtTTTCCCCTAATTTGTCCTTGTACTATA AGATTGGGAGGACTTTCGTATTTTGCTGGTGCAGAGAAAAAGGGTGACAGGGTTCTTGTTCCAGATTTGGGTTCGCTAACTAGCATATACGACAG GGCTCGTGAATTGTTCTATTATTTGAAAGGAGGGCAGGTTGATTATGGGGAGGAACACAGTAAGGCTTGTAGACATTCCCAATATGGACGAGTTTATGAACAAG GGCACTACCCCGAGTGGGATGAAGATCACcctattcattttgtggggcaTTCAGCTGGAGCACAGGTTGTTCGAGTTCTGCACCAGATGCTGGCTGACAAG GCATTCAAGGGTTATGAGAACACTTCAGAGAACTGGGTCTTAAGCATAACATCATTATCTGGAGCACTCAACGGGACAACCAGAACATACTTCGATGGAATGCA ACCTGAAGATGGGAAGTCGTTAATGTCCATAAGTTTGCTCCAACTTTGCCGCATTGGAGTAATAGTTTATGAGTGGCTCAACATTCCCTGGATGAAGGACTATTACAACTTTGGGTTTGATCACTTCAGTATGACCTGGAGGAAAGTTGGTATCCGGGGTCTTCTTGATTTCCTTTTAGGGAATGCTGGTCCATTTGCTTCAGGGGACTGGATACTTCCTGATCTTACCATCCAGGGGTCAATCAAGTTGAACAGACACTTACGTACATTTCCGCAAACATACTACTTCAGCTATGCTACCAAGCATACCACGAAAGTTACGGGACTTGCAGTTCCTTCTGGCATTCTGGGGATACATCCTCTGCTATTCATTAGAGTCCTGCAAATGAGCCAATGGCGGCATCCTCAAGATGTTTCTCCTCCGTATAAGGGCTATAG GGATGAGGATTGGTGGGACAATGACGGTGCTCTCAACACCATATCTATGACACACCCTCGTTTTCCAGTTGAACACCCGAGTCGCCTTGTTATTAAAGATTCTGATTGCCAGCCGTTGCGACCTGGCATATG GTACTATAAGATTATAGAAGGTGACCACATTCTTTTTGTTGTGAATCGCGAAAGAGCTGGAGTTCAATTTGATTTGATCTACGACAGCATATTTGAGCGCTGCAGGAAGCATGTCTTAAGAAAGACTACAACATTACCAAACCAAGTACCTCTGGAATAG